The Bacteroidota bacterium nucleotide sequence ATGGAACGAACGCACCGAGCAGCAGCGCATGTTTCCATACTTTTTGAGGCATGACAAAACCGATAAAGAACCCGAAGGCGAGAAGAAGCAGCACCACGAATTGCGGTTCCGTCGAATTGAGATCGACGAACCCCGCCAACCAGCCGAGAAACAAGGAGGCCATTGTTCCAAACCGATTCGGCCTAAAATATGTTATAACGACACCTGCGAGAAAGATGACGAAAAGCATGTTGAAACCTACAACGGTGAATAAGAGCTTTGCCGGCATATCGTTCTCCCGATTGCTGATGATGAATGCAGGTTTACCTGCATTGTTTAATCAATCTCTCCATGGCGTCGATGTGCTCGGAAAACGCTTTTTTTCCCGTTTGAGTTATCGAATACGTCGTGAGCGTTTTCTTTCCCACAAATTCTTTTTCAATCTTGACGTACTTTTTCGTTTCAAGCGTCGCCATATGCGCGGCGAGGTTTCCGTCGGTAAGGTTCAGCATTTTTTTCAGGGAATTGAAATCCATGGAATCGTTCGCGGCCAGGATAGACATGACCGCCAAGCGAACACGGTTGTCGAAAACTTTGTTGAGATTACCGAAAAACTCTTTCACTTCTCGTACTTGATATACATGATCGTTCCGTACACTATATGAAGTACGCCGAAACCGATTCCCCAAAGGATCAGGCCGAACGAAAGCCATACCGAAGCAGTCAGTCCCAGCACAATTTCACTCATCCCGAGATAACGGATCTCCCGCAGCGTGTATTTGCTGGCATTGAGGAGCGCAAGGCCGTAAAAAATCAACATCGACGGCGCGATTAATAGGGGGAGATCGTGGTAGAGCAGGATGAGACAGAAAAATCCCCCGGCGGCAAGGGGGATAAACAGATTGAATAACAGCGATCTTGTCGTCGAACTCCACAACGGAAGCTCTTTTTTCCGGGCCATCCGAACAGAGAAATAGACAGCGAGGAGGAGAGCGACGATCAAGGTCACGGCGGAACCGGCCAAAAAATATACCGTCATGCCGGTTGCTGCCCCCCCTCTTCCCGCTGAATCGACCATCCACTGGGCTGCCGCCGCGGCAGCAATTCCGACGAGACCAGTGCTGACTCCGGAGAGACCGCTCAAAGAAAGGAATTTCGACGACTGTTCCATCATGAAACGGATTTCCGAAATATCTCTCAGGCGATCATCAAGGGAGGCCATACGCGTTATCGTTTTGGTGGAAGAAGTACACCCGTTCGTTAACTATAGAATACAAAGCACTTTGCACTACAAAGTTAACGGAAAAGTTTGTTTTTGTCAAGCGTTTTTTTACGGAAGGAGATCAGATTTGTCCGAGATGACAGGCCGAAAATATCCCCTGCTGCTCCGAGTGCAAGGCTGGCGAAGCCGACGATAGTCCCCCACTTGAAGGTGCATCACGGCTACCCGCCGGAAGCGGCGCAGATCACCGCCGGAGTTCCTTCGTATAGGTGCCGCAATGAATGGCTGTCCGAAAATTACAGCTGCTTTCCGCCGCGGCATTGGGATAGAGAAGTCTTTCGACCCCGCTTATAGGCTATGGTCCAGGGCATTGCGAAGGTCGTAAATGATGTCCTCCGGTTTCTCTAACCCGACCGAAAGCCGTATGCCCCCCGGGTCGATGCCGCGTTTCAGCTGCTCTTCAGCCGGGATGCTCGAGTGCGTCATTGAGCCGGGATGCTCGACGAGCGTCCTGATCGAACCGAGACTGACCGCAAGCGTTATCGTGTACGATTGCCTCGCGATGAAATTGACGATCTTGTCGGCCCGGCGCTTGCGTTCTTCCGGAGATTTTCCTTTCGGAATAAAATAGAGAAGGGTCCCGGGGGCGAAGGTCCCGTCATACGACATCATCTGAGCGCGGGCAAGCGATCTCTGAGGGAATGAATCCAGCCCGGGATAACTGACGGTGCCGATTCGTTTGTCGTGCTCGAGCGCTTCGGCGACCTTCTGCGTAGAGGCTATTTGACGGCTGAACCGCGTTGCAAGCGACGGCAGACCGTAGACGAGGATCGGCCATGCGCTCTTCGTTGCAAGCACTCCGCCAAAATCCTTTCGGTATAACATGAGCCGGTCGTAACTCCACTGAGGGCCGATCACCACGCCTCCCATATCGGTACCAAAGCCGCAGAGCCCTTTTGTCAGCGAGTG carries:
- a CDS encoding transcriptional regulator produces the protein MKEFFGNLNKVFDNRVRLAVMSILAANDSMDFNSLKKMLNLTDGNLAAHMATLETKKYVKIEKEFVGKKTLTTYSITQTGKKAFSEHIDAMERLIKQCR